One window of the Micromonas commoda chromosome 11, complete sequence genome contains the following:
- a CDS encoding predicted protein, whose product MPSWDTSLVTDMSYLFCPSSSCGGVAFDSSSFNEDIGSWDTSKVTGMGIMFRDAAAFNQAIGSWDTSQVTDMRSMFYGAAAFNQPIGSWDTSQVTSMAYMFRGAAAFNQAIGSWDTSKVLSMGSMFNSATAWQARYTNCGSGSSHSACSEFTSFSSSAGSTDGPPAAWHLS is encoded by the exons ATGCCCAGCTGGGACACGAGCCTCGTGACGGACATGTCCTACTTGTTCTGTCCCAGTTCGTCgtgcgggggcgtcgccttTGACTCGAGCTCATTCAACGAAGACATCGGCTCATGGGATACCTCCAAGGTCACGGGCATGGGTATCATGTtccgagacgccgccgcgttcaatcaagccatcggctcgtgggatacctcgcAGGTCACGGACATGAGGTCCATGTTctatggcgccgccgcgttcaatcaacccatcggctcgtgggatacctcgcAGGTCACGAGCATGGCGTACATGTTccgtggcgccgccgcgttcaatcaagccatcggctcgtgggatacctccaAGGTCTTGAGCATGGGGTCCATGTTCAATAGCGCCACCGCCTGGCAAGCGAGATACACGAACTGTGGTTCTGGCAGTTCCCACTCCGCCTGCAGCGAGTTCACGTcgttctcgagctcggcagGCTCAACCGATGGTCCACCCGCCGCATGG CATCTATCCTGA
- a CDS encoding predicted protein: protein MHAILRVHSYGPSKSFCHKRLNLTEQKFSLHVMLNADREFMAQKEAPHRDFYNVRKVDTHVHHSACMNQKHLLRFIKAKLKREPHEQVIYRDGKFLNLREVFESINLSSYDLNVDTLDMHADKNTFHRFDRFNLKYNPCGQSRLREVFIKQDNLIRGRFLAEVTKEVISDLEAAKYQMAEYRISIYGRRAAEWDTLASWVLNNRIFSNNVVWLIQLPRLYNIYRGQGTVQNFQQMLDNIFQPLFEVTVDPSSHPALHHFLQLVVGFDMVDDESKPERRPSKHMRTPEEWDVPHNPAFAYYAYYVYANLYTLNKLRESKGLNTISFRPHAGEAGDIDHLAAAFLLTKNIAHGINLRKSPVLQYLYYLEQIGLNMSPLSNNSLFLDYHRNPFPVYFARGLRVTLSTDDPLQIHMTKEPLVEEYSVAASVWKLSAADLCEIARNSVLNSDFPHEDKQHWVSDTYWLPGPSGNDMKKTNVPNIRVQFRNDVLAAERALVAAGVAQATAKGRALHVS, encoded by the coding sequence ATGCACGCCATCCTGCGCGTGCACTCCTACGGCCCAAGCAAGTCGTTCTGCCACAAGAGGCTCAACCTCACGGAGCAGAAATTTTCGCTGCACGTCATGCTCAACGCGGACAGGGAGTTTATGGCGCAGAAGGAGGCGCCGCACCGCGATTTCTACAACGTTCGTAAGGTGGACACCCACGTGCACCACAGCGCGTGCATGAACCAGAAGCACCTGCTGCGTTTCATCAAGGCGAAGCTGAAGCGCGAGCCGCACGAGCAGGTCATCTATCGCGACGGCAAATTTCTCAACCTTCGCGAGGTTTTCGAGTCTATCAACCTGAGCTCCTACGACCTCAACGTCGACACGCTGGACATGCACGCGGACAAGAACACGTTCCACAGGTTCGACAGGTTTAACCTCAAGTACAACCCGTGCGGACAGTCCCGGCTCCGCGAGGTTTTCATCAAGCAGGATAACCTGATCCGAGGGCGGTTCCTGGCCGAGGTGACGAAGGAGGTCATCTCCGatctcgaggcggcgaagtaTCAGATGGCCGAGTACCGCATATCCATCtacggccgccgcgccgcggagtgggacacgctcgcgtcgtgggTCCTCAACAACCGGATCTTCAGCAACAACGTCGTCTGGCTCATCCAGCTCCCGCGCCTGTACAACATCTACCGCGGCCAAGGCACGGTGCAGAACTTTCAGCAGATGCTCGACAACATCTTCCAGCCCCTCTTCGAGGTCACCGTcgacccgtcgtcgcacCCGGCGTTGCACCACTTTTTGCAGCTCGTCGTGGGCTTCGAcatggtggacgacgagtcAAAACCCGAGCGAAGGCCGTCTAAGCACATGCGAACGCCGGAGGAATGGGACGTGCCCCACAACCCAGCCTTTGCGTATTACGCCTATTACGTCTACGCGAATTTGTACACCCTGAACAAGCTTCGGGAGAGCAAGGGGCTGAACACCATATCGTTCCGGCCGCACGCGGGGGAGGCTGGCGACAtcgaccacctcgccgcggcgttttTGCTCACCAAGAACATCGCGCACGGCATCAACCTGCGAAAATCGCCGGTGCTGCAGTACCTCTACTACCTGGAGCAAATCGGCCTGAACATGTCGCCGCTGTCGAACAACTCGCTCTTCCTCGACTACCACCGCAACCCCTTCCCGGTGTACTTTGCGCGAGGGCTGCGGGTCACGCTGAGCACCGACGACCCCCTGCAGATTCACATGACGAAAGAACCGCTCGTGGAGGAGTactcggtggcggcgagcgtgtggaagctcagcgccgcggacctgtGCGAGATTGCGAGAAACTCGGTGCTCAACTCTGACTTTCCCCACGAGGACAAGCAGCACTGGGTCAGCGACACGTACTGGCTCCCGGGGCCCTCGGGGAACGACATGAAGAAGACGAACGTTCCGAACATCAGGGTGCAGTTTCGcaacgacgtcctcgccgcggagagggcgctcgtcgccgcgggggtggcgcaGGCCACCGCGAAGGGACGCGCGCTCCACGTGTCTTAA
- a CDS encoding predicted protein: MATNKRINRAAMAQLDEALHAVADCDRAVWTLKRSIGECRSALGAGSFASTAAEARAIARALAMCARSIDAAVASALAESVAAAEKAPGGSVARGSSSRGARTNSRDGGGSGGGGSAATTPAARVRPTSAPLDMDSPAAARLVAAARETVTIHLVRPARRPPRAAVPADPDENGRVNNDDDDDEDVFFDDVATSAAGRPPVGPARAKPVSFQFQRRVREGGGVGGVDAAAAGEGAFEELLPAIQEKLGLATHVIEVVAAADGVARRSDADFVDGEVCVVYSAADGRRRRGRGDGGASTVDDSIGGGATAGDDRADDGAKACGAPRAREMRRDSLARLAAPSARSSRVVVNLIPTSLRRRALEGRLGADDDDEGTSAAARPWTEVTLPASCSTRVEALRRCEDALYRAERIVTPLLGLYAGDGTHLEGVEGLKNGDVLLYRTAKEPVPDSAAGGGGDAGESRAMRRARAASLAAPKAEWSQSFEVSVVRVGEGGAEGGAESIGARRAMRLPTRGLENMSLSQLSRRIRMACALSPDTDVEAVYAMPAAERVEHPAQLAGVASIAYALEGDEPPRKPAPSRVVGSRRKKVSPGGRGVSASGVGGRGGGGGTVFRPASARRPTTAPPLNPQPSTKTLSPGRGFGFGSTVRFAGDEYLPSAMAKTAKESSKKAARTQASQLQLGTAFDGLVTSAITPRSSAEKLLVNNPMGRKTQPPTKPTTTEPAESVDASSPPVRERWVDVEGMDACTMSAKNAAAAAAWAEYHERNAWPSPELRRIAELGYVPASSSPASAEPTSRHLQG; the protein is encoded by the coding sequence ATGGCGACGAATAAGCGCATcaaccgcgcggcgatggcgcagctcgacgaggctctccacgccgtcgccgactgCGACCGAGCGGTGTGGACCCTGAAGCGGAGCATCGGCGAGTGCCgctccgcgctcggcgcgggttcgttcgcgtcgaccgccgcggaggctcgggcgatcgcgcgcgcgctggcgatGTGCGCCAGgagcatcgacgccgcggtcgcttcggcgctcgcggagagcgtcgccgccgcggagaaggctcCGGGGGGGTCCGTCGCCCGGGGATCGAGCTCGAGAGGGGCGCGAACAAactcccgcgacggagggggatccggcggaggaggatccgccgcgaccacgcccgccgcgcgagttcgccccacctccgcgcccctGGACATGGAcagccccgccgccgcgcggctcgtcgccgcggcgcgcgagacggTCACGATCCACCtcgtccgccccgcccgcaggccgccgcgcgcggcggtcccgGCCGACCCCGACGAAAACGGCCGAGTcaacaacgacgacgacgacgacgaagacgtcttcttcgacgacgtcgcgacgagcgccgcggggaggCCGCccgtcggacccgcgcgagccaaGCCCGTGTCGTTCCAATTccagcgacgcgtgcgagagggcggcggcgtcggcggcgtcgacgccgcggccgcgggcgagggagcCTTCGAAGAGCTCCTCCCGGCGATCCAAGAAAAGCTCGGCTTGGCCACGCACGTGATCGAGgtggtggccgcggcggacggcgtcgcgagacGCTCCGACGCGGatttcgtcgacggcgaagTGTGCGTCGTctactccgccgccgacggacgccgccgacgcggacgaggggacggaggggcgtcgacggtcgACGActcgatcggcggcggcgccacagccggcgacgaccgagCCGACGATGGAGCCAAAGCCTGCGgagctccccgcgcgcgagagatGCGCAGGGATagcctcgcgcggctcgccgcgccgtccgcgcgttcctcgcgcgtcgtcgtcaacctcATCCCGACGTCGCTCCGCCGGAGGGCGCTCGAGGGTCGCCtcggggcggacgacgacgacgaaggcacaagcgcggcggctcggccgTGGACGGAGGTGACCCTTCCCGCGTCGTGCAgcacgcgcgtcgaggccctGCGGCGGTGCGAGGACGCGCTTTATCGCGCCGAGAGGATCGTCACGCCGCTGCTGGGGCTCtacgccggggacgggacgcacctggagggcgtcgaggggtTGAAGAACGGCGACGTGTTGCTCTATCGCACGGCTAAGGAACCGGTGCCTGattccgcggcgggcggcggcggcgacgcgggggaatcgcgcgcgatgcgccgcgcgagggccgcgtccctcgccgcgcccaaggcGGAGTGGTCGCAATCGTTCGAGGTGtcggtcgttcgcgtcggcgaggggggtgccgaggggggtgccgagtcCATCGGtgctcgtcgcgcgatgCGACTGCCAACCCGCGGCCTCGAGAACATGTCGCTCTCGCAGCTGAGCCGGCGGATCCGCATGGCGTGCGCGCTGTCCCCGGACacggacgtcgaggcggtgTACGCcatgcccgccgcggagagggtgGAGCACCCGGCGCAGCTggcgggcgtcgcctcgATCGCTTACGCGCTCGAGGGGGACGAGCCACCGAGAAAGCCGGCGCCCTCCCGAGTCGTCGGTTCGAGGCGAAAAAAAGTATCCCCCGGCGGCCGTGGGGTGTCCGcatccggcgtcggcggacgaggcggcggtggagggacGGTGTTCaggccggcgtccgcgaggaggccgaccaccgcgccgccgttaaACCCTCAACCCTCAACCAAAACCCTGAGCCCTGGGCGTGGATTTGGGTTTGGTTCCACGGTTCGGTTCGCGGGTGACGAATACCTGccgtccgcgatggccaagACGGCCAAGGAGAGCTCCAAaaaggcggcgcggacgcagGCGTCGCAGCTCCAGCTCGGCACTGCCTTCGACGGCCTCGTGACGTCCGCCATCACCCcgaggtcgtccgcggagaaGCTTCTGGTGAACAACCCCATGGGACGGAAAACTCAaccgccgacgaagccgacgacgactgaACCGGCGGAATCCGTCGACGCTTCTTCGCCCCCCGTGCGCGAGCGAtgggtcgacgtcgagggcatGGACGCGTGCACGATGAGCGCcaagaacgcggcggcggcggcggcttgggcggaGTACCACGAGCGAAACGcgtggccgtcgccggagcTGCGGAGAATCGCCGAGCTGGGGTACgtgccggcgtcgagctcgccggcgtccgcggagccGACGAGTCGACACCTCCAGGGGTAG
- a CDS encoding predicted protein, translated as MAPGKTLITFDVDGTLIKAVGAHANKFHKDAFAHAFKIVHGLHTNIDVIAHHGSTDQLVIESVLKHHGLEHDVIWAKMPECCDAMLAYAYQAAAAGFAATGLELLPGVKELLSRLAERDDVIVALVTGNLERIAWIKMKALGIEGSFTKPGVGGFGSDDTNRGALVRIARKRCAEKLGCEVRTAVHVGDTPNDVSAAEFGGAKAIAVTTGVFDAASLLNAAGDNKANVTVMDGLTDVDAVLRACGLEP; from the exons atg GCGCCGGGCAAGACGCTCATCaccttcgacgtcgacggcaccctgATCAAGGCGGTCGGGGCGCACGCCAACAAGTTCCACAaggacgcgttcgcgcaCGCGTTCAAGATCGTCCACGGCCTTCACACCAAcatcgacgtcatcgcgcacCACGGCTCCACCGACCAGCTCGTCATCGAATCCGTCCTCAAGCATCACGGGCTCGAACACGACGTCATCTGGGCCAAGATGCCCGAGTGCTGCGACGCGATGCTGGCGTACGCGTaccaagccgccgccgccggcttcgccgccaccgggCTGGAGCTCCTCCCGGGCGTGAAGGAACTCCTCTCGCGGCTCGCGGAGAgggacgacgtcatcgtcgcgctcgtcaccggcaaCCTGGAGCGCATCGCGTGGATCAAGATGAAAGCCCTCGGAATCGAGGGTTCGTTCACCAAACCCGGCGTAGGCGGGTTCGGCAGCGACGACACGaatcgcggcgcgctggtgCGAATCGCGAGGAAGAGGTGCGCGGAGAAGCTCGGGTGCGAGgtgcgcacagctgtgcacgTCGGCGATACACCAAACgacgtgagcgccgcggagttcggcggcgccaaagCCATCGCGGTGACCACCGGCGTGTTCGACGCGGCATCGTTGTTAAACGCGGCGGGAGATAATAAGGCGAACGTGACGGTGATGGACGGGTTgacggacgtggacgcggtgcttCGGGCGTGCGGGCTGGAGCCGTGA
- a CDS encoding predicted protein, which translates to MSWLVSIGQRAREAAGAVGNVGGAARAALSSVTSFADDRARRLGQAVRARVLHGRHVMMDDAVARLERAVAECEPAQRPAMLRRWLTAIRAMSEPTSEPTTTTTTTTNDAPADEASGVDETKCDKNETRDGDDDEAVAAAGGDADKWASLEVAAGERADAARAGAEQDSAAAGLARGAPSPVDAFGLLPSDGAAVTFRDEGGDSPGASFEGAVEGAVLTFRDVVLKSGALEALVLSYVDAPSSGDVETSLLVELLRDALMFDVRGVQGEGAVEGAEGAVGVAASSLVASLAAATDAIRSQGDAEVQLGAAELRAVLAAAIKSAKKIGGVEALANRERRLRRELASIARAARGGALGAGGADLAAALADLAAGQDEEDERRSGRSSSKDRGSREEESPEVMERQRERSERSEGGGFAAPELAAATRRAVDVARTAHESAHARRVRLDAELSGSVSGSGSGSGPGRSNATAEALGTLRAAAETLTRAGADADALRLESRAQLLDAQSFRDRKSSELAAAEEAVKTESDRLATRVAELRDELARTERKATDAAARAKLAAEERLEFEEAHGAVRDALQSKVSELDRRVREYAAESLAVEAVAVCVGAVAEHRKNALKTLASDAKIDEARARGAYVASVAAHARGQAGAARLCLDRLRFCADELSERREKRTAANALGLGADVDEDLAAGCAAIERKYLEAEEGMNAVLAAGAALRWEAERIAPEAFVRSGEPGTGTDGVGTDGADGTDGSGVAGSNRLRGALLDVFAEASNARDAFTKLTRPKLFFNEGAVGDAMAAAAAEAGVDASFGGIAPAVPVSPPRTSGAAAAVDEDEEKDEEKKEEKEKKEEVEEKEEVEEEVEKKEEVEEEVEEKEEEDAETNVDEDAETNVDVAAEAIIDDAAEANADDDAEANVDGPGAPPPTAPEPPDSSPGSPLAPTTAPTPAADDADGWLSDVSEAKDDAADAAAWADTSVDQIREESSESPGDNIG; encoded by the exons ATGAGCTGGCTCGTATCCATCGGGCAGAGGGCTCGCGaggccgccggcgccgtcggcaacgtcggcggcgccgcgcgcgcggcgctctcgtcCGTGAcgtccttcgccgacgaccgcgcgaggcgcctCGGGcaggcggtgcgcgcgagggtgctcCACGGGCGGCACGTGAtgatggacgacgccgtggcgcgtctcgagcgcgccgtcgccgagtgcGAACCCGCGCAGAGACCCGCCATGCTCAGGAGGTGGCTCACTGCCATCCGGGCGATGTCCGAGCCGACGAgcgagccgacgacgacgacgacgacgacgacgaacgacgcgccggccGACGAGGCATCAGGCGTGGACGAGACGAAATGCGACAAAAACGAgactcgcgacggcgacgacgacgaagccgtcgccgcggccggcggcgacgcggataagtgggcgtcgctcgaggtggccgcgggcgaacgcgcggacgccgctcgcgccggcgccgagcaggactccgccgccgccgggttggcgcgcggggcgccctcccccgtggacgcgttcggcTTGCTCCCGTCGGACGGCGCAGCCGTGACGTttcgcgacgagggcggtgactcaccgggtgCCTCcttcgagggtgccgtcgagggtgccgtgcTCACGTTTCGCGACGTCGTGTTGAAGTCcggggcgctcgaggcgctcgtgctGTCGTAtgtcgacgcgccgtcgagcggcgacgtggagacgagcctcctcgtcgagctccttcgcgacgcgctcatgTTCGACGTCCGGGGCGTCCAgggcgagggtgccgtcgagggtgccgagggtgccgtcggagtcgcggcgtcgtcgttggtggcgtcgctcgccgccgcgacggacgccatCAGGTcgcagggcgacgcggaggttcagctcggcgccgcagAGCTCCGAGCCGTGTTAGCCGCGGCGATTAAATCGGCGAAGAAGattggcggcgtcgaggcgctcgccaaccGCGAACGGAGGCtacgacgcgagctcgcgtccatcgcgagggcggcgaggggcggtgcgctgggcgcggggggcgcggacctcgccgccgcgctggcggacctcgcggctgGCCAGGACGAAGAAGACGAGAGGAGGAGCGGGCGGAGCTCTTCGAAGgatcgcggctcgcgcgaaGAAGAATCTCCAGAAGTAATGGAGCGTCAGCGGGAACGATCCGAACGATCCGAGGGTGGCGGtttcgccgcgcccgagctcgccgcggcgacgcgtcgcgcggtggacgtcgcgcgaacggcgcacgagtccgcgcacgcgcgccgcgtccgactcgacgcggagctctCCGGGTCCGTCTCCGGGTCGGGCTCCGGCTCGGGACCCGGTCGATCGAACGCaaccgccgaggcgctcgggacgctccgagccgcggcggagacgctgacgcgcgcgggcgccgacgccgacgccctgcgcCTCGAGTCGCGCGCGCAGTTACTCGACGCGCAATCGTTTCGCGACAGGAAATcctccgagctcgccgccgccgaggaagcgGTAAAAACAGAATCCGATCGCCTagccacgcgcgtcgccgagctcagaGACGAACTCGCGCGGACGGAGCGAaaggcgacggacgccgcggctcgcgccaaactcgccgcggaggagcgttTGGAGTTTGAGgaggcgcacggcgcggttCGCGACGCGTTACAGTCAAAGGTGAGCGAACTGGaccgacgcgtgcgcgagtACGCAGCGGAATCTTTGGCCGTtgaagccgtcgccgtgtgcgtcggcgccgtcgccgagcaccgaAAAAACGCTTTAAAAacgctcgcgtccgacgcgaagatcgacgaggcgcgcgcccggggggCGTACGTCGCGTCagtcgcggcgcacgcgcgcgggcaggcgggggcggcgcggctgtgCCTGGAcag GTTGAGGTTTTGCGCCGACGAGTTGAGCGAGCGTCGGGAGAAGCGtaccgcggcgaacgcgctcggtttgggcgcggacgtggacgaagacctcgccgcggggtgcgccgcgatcgaACGGAAGTacctcgaggcggaggagggcatgaacgcggtgctcgccgcgggcgcggcgctgcgatGGGAAGCTGAGCGAATCGCGCCAGAGGCTTTCGTTCGTTCGGGCGAACCGGGTACTGGTACGGACGGTGTTGGTACGGACGGTGCGGACGGTACGGACGGttcgggcgtcgcgggttcgaatcGCCTCCGGGGCGCGCTTctcgacgtcttcgccgagGCTTCgaacgctcgcgacgcgtttACGAAGTTGACGCGACCGAAGCTTTTTTTcaacgagggcgccgtcggtgatgcgatggctgcggctgcggcggaggcgggcgtcgacgcgtccttCGGGGGTATCGCGCCGGCCGTGCCTGTGAGCCCGCCGAGAACGtccggagccgcggcggcggtggacgaggacgaggagaaggacgaggagaagaaggaggagaaggagaagaaggaagaggtggaggagaaggaaGAGGTGGAGGAAGAGGTGGAGAAGAAGGAAGAGGTGGAGGAAGAggtggaggagaaggaagaggaggacgcTGAGACGAACgttgacgaggacgccgagacgaacgttgacgtcgccgcggaggcgatcattgacgacgccgcggaggcgaatgccgatgacgacgctGAGGCGAATGTCGAcgggccgggcgcgccgccgccgaccgcccCGGAGCCCCCGGACTCGTCCCCCGGGTcccccctcgcgccgacgaccgcgccaactcccgccgccgacgacgcggacggatGGCTCAGCGACGTCAGCGAGGccaaggacgacgccgccgacgccgcggcttggGCGGATACCTCCGTCGATCAAATCCGAGAAGAGTCGAGTGAGTCGCCGGGGGATAATATCGGATGA
- a CDS encoding predicted protein translates to MAASERTDPLTNEAPDGPRLTRFDWDKIAAEEAAKLELEEREEAEAAKRTKGADASSRDAPRSAAEAEERRKREALREAKNAWLERDAADLAAKLVVGEGERGAKPRTISSADLGDGKNAVHVKGATDCVFVIDSSVRCAKIFVEDCVRCEVRVAAVVVTQHAEIWGCVDCTIDVTTQLATIQADGCVGLRVRYAELAHFGAIVHATWTWWRRKPTPTPRTTP, encoded by the exons ATGGCCGCGAGCGAACGCACCGATCCGCTCACGAACGAAGCGCCCGACGGACCCCGCCTGACCCGCTTCGACTGGGacaagatcgccgcggaggaggcggccaagttggagctcgaggagcgcgaggaggcggaggctgcgaagaGGACGAAGGGGGCGGATGCTTcgagtcgcgacgcgcccaggtccgcggcggaggcggaggagcgccgcaagcgcgaggcgctgcgTGAGGCGAAGAACGCGTGGCTCGAGAGGGACGCCGCAGATctcgccgccaagctcgtcgtcggcgagggcgagcgcggcgccaaGCCGCGCACGATCTCATCCGCAGATCTCGGCGATGGCAAGAACGCGGTGCACGTCAAGGGCGCCACCGACTGCGTCTTCGTGATCGATTCATCCGTGCGATGCGCCAAGATTTTCGTCGAGGACTGCGTTCGATGCGAGGTgagggtcgccgcggtcgtcgtgaCGCAGCACGCGGAGATCTGGGGATGCGTCGACTGCACGATCGACGTCAcaacacagctggcgacgatcCAGGCGGATGGGTGCGTGGGACTCCGCGTTCGctacgccgagctcgcgcactTCGGAGCCATCGTCCACGCCAC GTGGACCTGGTGGCGGCGcaagccgacgccgacgccgcgcacgacgcctTGA
- a CDS encoding predicted protein — MPGAVAAPFADKDALKTAVRNCLGANVTGWKCCSTDPNCADPSSARCGAAGCDDMPLWDTSLVTDMSELFQLSLVGVVFDSRSFNENITGWDTSKVTNMRHMFYSAVAFNQPIGSWDTSKVTDMGGMFVHADAFNQPIGSWDTSQVTSMRNMFDAADAFNQPIGSWDTSKVTDMGGMFGGAAAFNQPIGTWNTSKVTAMNSMFGYATAFNRAIGSWDTSQVTNMDFMFDSATAWQVRYTNCGHSSSHSACSEFTSYSSSVAGDAGPPAAPASVTASTATTFASSKARHRRRRRGTRAA; from the exons ATGCCcggggcggtcgccgcgccgttcgcggacaAAGACGCGCTCAAGACGGCGGTCAGAAATTGTCTCGGGGCGAACGTGACGGGGTGGAAATGCTGCTCGACGGACCCGAACTGCGCGgacccgagctcggcgcgatgcggcgccgcggggtgcgaTGACATGCCCCTCTGGGACACGAGCCTCGTGACGGACATGTCCGAGTTGTTCCAGTTGTCCCTCGTGGGCGTCGTCTTTGACTCGAGGTCATTCAACGAAAACATCACCGGGTGGGATACCTCCAAGGTCACGAACATGAGGCACATGTTCTAtagcgccgtcgcgttcaatcaacccatcggctcgtgggatacctccaAGGTCACGGACATGGGGGGCATGTTCGttcacgccgacgcgttcaacCAACCCATCGGCTCCTGGGATACCTCGCAGGTCACGAGCATGAGGAACATGTtcgatgccgccgacgcgttcaacCAACCCATCGGCTCTTGGGATACCTCCAAGGTCACGGACATGGGGGGCATGttcggtggcgccgccgcgttcaatcaaccCATTGGCACCTGGAATACCTCCAAGGTCACGGCCATGAATTCCATGTTCGGTTACGCCACCGCGTTCAATCGagccatcggctcgtgggatacctcgcAGGTCACGAACATGGATTTCATGTTCGATAGCGCCACCGCCTGGCAAGTGAGGTACACGAACTGCGGCCACTCCAGCTCCCACTCCGCCTGCAGCGAGTTCACGTCGTACtcgagctccgtcgcgggggacgccggtccacccgccgc TCCCGCCTCCGtcaccgcctccaccgccaccaccttcgcctcctccaaagctcgtcaccgacgacgacgacgcggcacACGCGCCGCGTGA
- a CDS encoding predicted protein — translation MTTLSMSAATPRCFAVGSRAQSGGARKATTAGRTARVSRARGASLVARAAFTPAGAKIAGVGMAVPTQYLTNDDLSELVDTNDEWIRTRTGIGKRHVISGDESLTSLAAEASKKALTAAGVAPEDLDLILLSTSSPDDLFGSACTVQAAIGATGALAVDLTAACSGFVVGVVNGVHFIRGGEYKNVLVIGADVLSRYVDWRDRGTCILFGDGCGAMVLTSTPDPSDCCLLGFDMHSDGTGNHNLTAQFAYEAGTDTAGKSKPTAEGGDAPSSRGAFCNIGMNGQEVFKFAVKTVPDTVSKSLEKAGMTSEDIDFLVMHQANQRIIDTAAKRFGLGPEKVVSNIAKYGNTSAGSVPIAMAEAVEEGRIKKGDIVATAGFGAGLTWASAILRW, via the coding sequence atgacgacgctgtcgatgtccgcggcgaccccgcgaTGCTTCGCggtcggctcgcgcgcgcagtccggcggcgcgcgtaaggcgacgacggccgggaggaccgcgcgggtatcgcgcgcccgcggggcgtccctcgtcgcccgcgcagCCTTCACCCCGGCAGGGGCGAagatcgccggcgtcgggatGGCCGTCCCGACGCAGTACCTCACCAACGACGATCtctccgagctcgtcgacacCAACGACGAGTGGATCCGCACGCGCACCGGCATCGGCAAGAGGCACGTCATCTCCGGCGACGAATCCCTcacctcgctcgccgcggaggcgtccaagaaggcgctcaccgccgcgggcgtcgcgcccgaagATCTcgacctcatcctcctcTCAACCTCCTCCCCCGACGACCTCTTCGGATCCGCGTGCACGGTGCAggccgccatcggcgcgacgggcgccttGGCCGTcgacctcaccgccgcgtgcagcggcttcgtcgtcggcgtcgtcaacgGCGTTCActtcatccgcggcggcgaataCAAAAACGTCCTCGTGATCGGAGCCGACGTGTTGTCCCGCTACGTCGACtggcgcgaccgcgggacGTGCATCCTCTTCGGGGACGGGTGCGGCGCCATGGTgctgacgtcgacgccggacCCGTCGGACTGCTGCCTCCTGGGGTTCGACATGCACTCCGACGGAACGGGGAACCATAACCTCACAGCGCAATTCGCGTACGAAGCCGGAACGGACACGGCGGGCAAGTCCAAGccgacggcggagggcggcgacgcgccgtcgtctaGAGGCGCGTTCTGCAACATCGGGATGAACGGTCAGGAGGTGTTCAAGTTCGCCGTGAAGACTGTGCCGGACACGGTGTCGAAGTCGTTGGAGAAGGCGGGGATGACGAGCGAGGACATCGACTTTTTGGTCATGCACCAGGCGAACCAGCGCATCAtcgacaccgccgccaagCGCTTCGGGCTGGGACCCGAGAAGGTGGTGAGCAACATCGCCAAGTACGGGAACACGTCCGCGGGATCCGTGCCgatcgcgatggcggaggctGTGGAGGAGGGGAGGATCAAGAAAGGGGACATCGTGGCGACGGCTgggttcggcgcgggcctCACCTGGGCCTCCGCCATCCTCCGGTGGTGA